One stretch of Arachis hypogaea cultivar Tifrunner chromosome 20, arahy.Tifrunner.gnm2.J5K5, whole genome shotgun sequence DNA includes these proteins:
- the LOC112784000 gene encoding cytochrome P450 734A1 has protein sequence MEEERVVVWLSWVKVVSLSCVVVLVALRVAVLLWWRPMRIQAHFSRQGIRGPPYRFFIGNVKELVSMMLKASSQPMPFSHNILPRVLSFYHHWKKIYGATFIVWFGPTVRLTVSDPDLIREIFTSKSELYEKNEAPPLVKQLEGDGLLSLKGEKWAHHRRIISPTFHMENLKLLIPVMGTSVVEMLEKWSEMGEKGEVEIEVSELFQTLTEDVITRTAFGSSYEDGKAIFRLQSQQMLLAADAFQKVFIPGYRFFPTRRNIKSWKLEKKIRKSLVRLIERRRESNSGSEGAKDLLGLMIEASMGKGKNGNSVSVTVDDIVEECKSFFFAGKQTTSNLLTWTTILLAMHPHWQVQARDEVLSMCGSRDLPTKDHVVKLKTLSMIVNESLRLYPPTIATIRRAKADVDLGGYKIPRGTELLIPILAVHHDQAIWGNDVNEFNPGRFSEGVARAAKHPVAFIPFGLGVRTCIGQNLAVLQTKLALAVILQRFSFRLAPNYQHAPTVLMLLYPQYGAPILFHRLPKTDHQDQRL, from the exons atggaAGAAGAACGGGTGGTGGTGTGGTTGTCGTGGGTGAAGGTGGTGTCGTTGAGTTGCGTAGTGGTGTTGGTGGCGCTGAGGGTGGCAGTGCTCCTATGGTGGAGACCTATGAGGATTCAAGCCCATTTCTCAAGACAAGGAATCAGAGGACCCCCTTATCGCTTCTTCATTGGTAACGTGAAGGAGTTAGTCTCCATGATGCTCAAGGCTTCCTCTCAGCCCATGCCTTTCTCTCACAACATTCTCCCTCGCGTCCTCTCCTTCTACCATCACTGGAAGAAAATCTACG gtGCAACATTCATAGTATGGTTTGGACCAACGGTTCGACTTACGGTGTCTGATCCAGACCTTATCCGTGAAATCTTCACATCCAAGTCAGAATTGTATGAGAAAAACGAAGCTCCCCCGCTTGTGAAGCAGCTTGAAGGAGATGGACTCCTGAGCCTGAAAGGAGAGAAGTGGGCTCACCACCGCAGAATCATCTCTCCCACTTTTCACATGGAAAATCTcaag CTGTTGATACCGGTGATGGGAACAAGCGTGGTTGAGATGTTGGAGAAGTGGTCGGAAATGGGGGAGAAAGGTGAGGTGGAGATCGAAGTTTCCGAGTTGTTTCAGACCTTAACGGAAGACGTTATTACCAGGACAGCATTCGGAAGCAGCTACGAAGATGGCAAAGCCATTTTTCGCCTTCAATCCCAACAAATGCTCTTAGCCGCCGATGCTTTTCAAAAAGTCTTCATTCCCGGTTACAG ATTTTTTCCAACAAGGAGGAATATAAAATCATggaaattggagaagaagataAGGAAATCGTTGGTGAGGCTGatagagaggaggagagagagcaATAGTGGTAGTGAAGGGGCGAAGGACTTGTTGGGGCTGATGATAGAAGCGTCGATGGGGAAGGGAAAGAATGGGAATAGTGTGAGTGTGACGGTGGATGACATAGTGGAAGAGTGCAAGAGCTTCTTCTTTGCGGGGAAACAAACCACATCCAACCTGCTGACGTGGACAACCATCCTCCTGGCTATGCACCCACACTGGCAGGTGCAGGCACGTGACGAGGTCCTCTCTATGTGTGGATCACGTGACCTCCCCACCAAGGACCATGTTGTCAAGCTCAAGACG CTGAGCATGATTGTGAACGAGTCCCTAAGGCTATACCCACCCACAATAGCCACCATAAGGCGGGCAAAAGCTGACGTGGACTTGGGTGGTTACAAGATACCACGTGGGACAGAGCTCTTGATTCCAATCCTGGCCGTCCATCACGATCAGGCAATATGGGGCAACGACGTCAACGAATTCAATCCTGGCCGTTTCTCGGAAGGCGTTGCCCGAGCAGCAAAGCATCCAGTGGCCTTCATTCCTTTCGGTCTAGGTGTGCGCACATGCATCGGACAAAACCTCGCCGTTCTACAAACAAAACTAGCCCTTGCAGTCATACTCCAGCGTTTTAGTTTCAGGTTGGCCCCAAATTATCAACACGCACCAACGGTCCTCATGCTTCTCTATCCTCAGTATGGGGCCCCCATCCTATTCCACCGTCTCCCCAAAACCGATCATCAAGATCAACGCTTGTGA